ttttttttttttttttccttccgtcTTTTTTTATGGCAACAATAGTGTCGCGTTCAGGAATGGACCAACTAGTggaggaaggggaacacCAACTAGTGGAGGAAGGGGAATACCAACTAGTGGAGAGGAAGGGGAACACCAACTAGTGGAGAGGAAGGGGAACACCAACTAGTGGAGAGGAAGGGGAACACCAACTAGTggaggaaggggaacacCAACTAGTGAATTTTTGCTCACGAGATTGTGCGGGACGGATTTATGTACCATCTATCCAGAAAtgcgatttatttttcttgccacaaaattttgtaaactCAGCTGCTGATTGTGGACGGTGGATCCTCCCTGTCGAAGGCTTTCTGTGCGTGAGAAGGAGGTAACTGTCCGTTCCGTACGCAGAGTAGTGCCGTGCATGTGGGCGCTGCTTTAGTACATTAGCTATGCGAATGTTGGTCTGCTTGCAAATTGATCTGCTGACAAACTGATCTGCTGACAAACTGATCTGCTGACAAACGGATCTTTTCGCATATTGATCTGCGCGCATATTGGTCCGCTCGCGTTTAGCCTACTCGTGCGTTGCCCTCCATTTGGTAACACTGGGTCATAGAGAGTCCCCCCGAGAGTATCCGCCTCGAAGCGCCTCTCCTCCACCTGTGCCGCAGTTTGATTCGTAGGGTTGACCCCGCCGTTTTTGCATACCACCACGTGGATGTACATACAAGCatacgcatatgtatgtgcggtatgtatatgtatatccttacatgtacatgtgttGTTCACCCCCTCGATTTTTTcgctttaaaattttatgatgtATGCTCAACTGGTATATGTTTTTGTAATTTGAGGAGCAAActctttcccccttcttttaATTTGACCTGCATTTGGGAGAACGGCAAGTTGGGAGAGCCAACCCGTTGGTGGCTtggcaaaacggcaaaaaaaaaaaaaaaaatgacacgtAAATCTCGCCTAACCTGTTCAGaattccgttttttttttttttttttttttttttttcccctctgaGTGATAGCCAAATTGTAGTCCCATAAAAACATTCGATGTAGTCCTGCTCTACATTTTAGGATAGCACAAAAGAGTagccgcttttttttttttttaagagtcTCTCTACCCGTGTCAGATTATAGAAGGCGAGTCTCCTATATGCGAAGGGGCATTCGCACAGTTCTGCATCGCGATACAGTTTAGTCTCTTTTGCGGATAGCGTGAACGCAACTCGGGTGGGAGTTCCCCGTGGCTGTCATAGTTGTTGAGTAAGCATCGAGGAAGTCACAAAAGAGGAGAAGTGGCTCCCCTTGGGTTTGAGCAGTAGCGAAACGAAGCAGAAGGGGAGGCGGCCTGCCCGTGCGCGAGGAAAGCAGTCGCAAAAGGGGTAGCCACGTGACGCAGCAGTGTAGCGCAGCAGTGTAACGCAGCAGTGTAGCGCAGCAGTGTAGCGCAGCAGTGTAACGCAGCAGTGTAGCGCAGCAGCTTAACGCAGCAGCGTAACGTAACCGCGCAGCTTAACCACGTAACGTAACCGCGTAACTCAATGGGGGAACTGTTTTCAATAAAGAACCTGTTCATATGCTCGAACGAAAGAAGCGTGGAGGAGCTGCGGACGGCCATGGAGGGGCTCctgaaaaaggagagagcCGAAGgtgcagggggggaggagggcaTAAAAGAAGAGACAAAgcaaggaggaaaaaagtaTGAAATGATTAAGGATTATATGGacgcaaataaaaacaacatactccattttgcaatttacGGAAATAACATGAACAACGTGAAATTTATAATCGAAAAcacaaatttaataaatagcATTAACAACGAAGAGCAAAATGGATTAATTATTAGCGTCCTCAACAGAAACACGGAGATctcaaaatatttaattgAACAAAATATTGATTACAATCAGAAGGACAAACATATGGCGAATGCTTTACTGTACAGTCTGATCACACAAAAttacgaaatttttaacatacttttggaaaaaaaaaatatagacatCAATGTTAATAGCtttgaaaaagggaatttaTTAAGTATATCGATATTTGAAAGGAATATAcatgtgttaaaaaaattgttcaataaatttatttgtccCTTTGTTGAGAGAAGCATATATCCCCACCCACTTCTTTACATCACGTATAGTAACGATAATGACATGCTGTTCCTTTATTTAAGCTACTGTTTGTATTACTGTACCAAAGATGATACGCTTTATGAGATAAACAAATTGAACTTTGACGAATCCAGGGAGGAGATTTACGTCGATTTGGGTCATCCACAGGTGATTCGTTCCATTTGGGGCAATTCCAGTTATGACCTCAGCGCTTTTAAGGATATATTAAACATGGCAGACGAAAATGGCACTCCTCTGTTTAGCACGTGTAGCGATAATGGGAACTCCCTCGGGAAGAACATTTTCGACTACTTTAGAGCCTCGTCGTAATGCTTGTTGGAGGAGAGGTATAATTGGGGGAGGCCGTTCTCCCCGCCATTCTCCCCGTCGTTTCCCCCACCATTCTCCGCCGCCTTTTGAATCCATGCACACTATACCATCAGCGTGGGCCATATCAGCGGTGTGAGCCATATCAGCGGTGTGGGCCATGTCACCGATGCGCGCTTTTGCTTCAAAGTTCGCTCGTCAGTTATGCACTGCCCCGATGGAACTAGCAGGGAATTCCTTCCACATTgatgtcaattttttggcaatttttttgccattttgtgcgaTCGAAAAAGTGCCGCAAAATATCCGCAACGTTGCGCTGATGGGCAGCCATTTTTGTGGGCACCGCGCAGGAACACTCCTCCTGGGGATTTTCTCCCCAAACACACACAGCCAAGTTACACGTGAAGACCCAAATGGGGGGTGCAATTTCGTCAAGGCGGATACTTTTTTCCGCCTGGGCAGCTTTGTTACCTTTAGGAGGGGAGATTGGAAGAGGGCACAAACCATTTGCGGAGGGCATCCTGAGGATATTCCCAAAGAACGACTCGATAGACGGCATACTGATACACCTGCCTTATAAGTTTATAAAGCATAGGGTTCACAGCAGGGGGATATACCTTCATGCCAATTTTGATGACCTCGATTCGGTGATAAATTTGGTCGAAATGCAGAAGAAGGTTGCCAACTTGCATTGCAATTTGAGGAAAGAGAAGGGGGAATACATCCGGGGGAGGGACTCTCAGGGGGGGGACTCTCAGGGGGGGGACTCTCAGGGGAAGGCCCCCCAGGGGGATGACTCCGAGGAGAAGGACTACCAGGGGAAGGCCCCCCAGGAGAAAGCCACCCAGGCGAAGGCCCCCCAGGAGAAAGCCCCCCAGGGGAAGGCCCCCCACGGGGAAGAAGTGCTAATTACGAACAATTGTGTCCTCTTTGTTGACATCAAATATAAAgacagtttaaaaaatattttcaagtTCATGGATTATATACACAAACATACAAGTGCCACAGCGTTGGTTTTTATTTGTGATAACTTTTTATATGACAACGAGATATATAACCCACATGAGGACCTGAACACTACAATCCTGCATTCCAGTGTGCTGACCTACTTGGTGCCATACGACTCCATGATAGATTATCAGCAGAAGGATCAGTACGACAAATTCACATTTGAGTTGTATTGGGGAATCACAAATAAGAGTGATATTGTACACATAAATTATCACTTAGATTttgggaaatattttaactacactttttttcactacatgaaaaattttctcctcgATTTGAAGGAGCATATAACATACGAGATTCATTTTAGCATCCACAAAAATTTCACCATAGACCCCCGCTTTTGTTTCATCCGTGATTCGTCCTACTGCATAAGCAAGCCTGACTACATGAACTCCAACGTTGTGCGGGAAGTGGTGGAGCAGCAGGTCCGCAGCCTGTGCGTCTACCAATTGACCGCCATGGGGGGAGGAGACGACTCCAAGCAGGGGGAACCACCTGAACAGGAGGAACACATCACAAAGGGGGAGCACCTTCCAAGTCACGTACAGAACAAACGGTTCAGTGAAAAATTCATTCAGTATATAAATGCCCTGTTCGATTTTGGGTTCGAAAAAAATCTGTGTTCTAGTGGGTCAAACGATTTGTCGAAAAAATGTTCAGATAAAATTTTAGGTCACTTGGGAGTACCCGTACAGGAGGTCAATAAATGCtttctaaaaaatttccatgcCTACATGAAGGACATGATAAAAACCAAGTTTTATGTTTACTCGATAGAGATAAATGGGCAGACGTACAAGCTGAAGCTGAACAAGGATGTTAGCATCCGGCTGATCTGTTCGGCCTTCCGCGTCATGCCCAAGCGCTGCGCGGACTACCTTGCGGGCGGCGTGTACGGCACCTCCCTTGTGCGGAAGTAGGCGGCAAAGCGGAAAGCGGGAAGCGATTCTGCGCGAGCCTACGCATATATGCAAAGGGACATGCCcacgtatatgtacattcacATGCCCATTTATATGCATTCACATGCCCACGTATATACATCCAAATGCCCACTTATATACATCCAAATGCCCACTGGTGTGCCCCCCGCAGGAAGAGCAAGAAGAAGGAGCTGGTGGCCTTCTACATCCTCCTGCTCCTGGTGCTATCGCACATCTTAGGGACTCTCCTGAACTACGTGTAAGTTGGCGAAAGTGCGGACGCACGAATGAAAAGTGTAATATAGTCAGTGCATGCggtgaggaggaaaaaggagtACTGCACACATTTGCCACTTCCACGCCCCGAATTGCGCTTACACACTTAGTGCAGTTTGGCTCATGCGCGTGCAGCTGAATTGTTTATTATTTAGCACCACATGTCACGCTCATTCTGGGTTGTTCCACCGCAGGGTATCATGCCACCTCGACGCGATCGAGGGGAAGAACTAGGTGCCCCTGTTACTCACGTGGATGTGCATGGCCAATAGGAAAACTGCCATGCAAGTCCTCCGAGATCATCATACAGTGACTTAGTGGTCAAATGAGGAGGTGTCACCCACAGCAGAAGGGGTAGCAGAGCCAAGGTGCCATTTCTGCCACATGCGGGTGGCAGCTGCGGGGCGAGCCTACAAAGAGGGGtcttccccccaaaaaaaaatatgtgcacatgatAAAACACACatgaaaaaacacacatgtgGATATGAACATGTGGACATGAACATGTAGATAGGGACATGTAGATACGAACATGTAGATAGGGACATGTGCATCCTTATGCACGTGAATGCTTCCCGTTAAGTCACTCCCCTTGGTCAAATCGTACGTTGCAAAGAAGATCCATTTaattgccccccttttttttaattttgcaacCACATGATCAGTAAGGGTGACATATGTAGGAAAACATCGCGAGAATGTATCCTCTATTTATCGCAACGCGCGCAGGTGCAGAGGGACACGTATGTGCAAGTCGTTCCACAAGTGCTACCACgatcagtttttttttttttttttccccacctttATATCAGCGtagcatttttatatttccttcatttttaaaaaaacataaattattttttctaaattattttttcgccttaTCCCGcaagttccccttttttgcgagtgttttttttttttttttttcttcgagGGAGAGCAACGATCGAATGCCTAGCAAGtagaaaaatttgttctaGCTTTTGCGCAAACAGATCAGCATTaatttccttccctttgggGCATGTCCCTTTTGGCAACATTCCAACCTTGTGtggcctctttttttgcattttaactttttttttttttttttttttttttgcgaatcGAAGTTGGTTGCGTGAGCATACAACGGTTAGGTGAGAAGCTGACAAGGGTACATGCGAACCACAGTGAAGAGGGGGTGCTtgcctcttcttttttatgggAGCACAAATTGGTAATCTGACAGAGGACACATATGTTTGCTCATGTCCCTGTTTGTTGCGTTCCTTACTTATGAACACTGTTGCCACACCATTTGAATCGACCAACGCGAGCCGCTTAGTGAATCGACCATCGCGAGCCGCTTAGTGAATCGACCACCGCGAGCCGCTTAGTGAATCGACCACCGCGAGCCGCTTAGTGAATCGACCACCGCGAGCCGCTTAGTGAATCGACAACCGCGAGCCGCTTAGTGAATCCCCCACTCTGCTTTCAACCGTTTGGGACACCTTCAGAAGGgccaacaaaaaaagaagagaataATTAGGAGCCGCTCCGCTCTGCTCCGTGCCGCGTCCGTACGTACGTATTACTTCGGCACCACATTTTTGTGGACACTCTTTTAAGTGGCTCTCGCAGCCCGCCTCCGTCTGCCCATTTGTAGAAATTTCTCTGAGCAGGGTTTATccaatttttgttcttcctggTCCCCTTGGAGATAACACATTTGGAGTCGGAAAAAAGGTACGTGAGGGATTTGCCTCGAATTCGAGCGCCCAGTTACCGCAAATCTGTGTCGGTGGCATGTCAAAGCAGCGCATCCTCCCAGCTGAGGAAAATCACACATATTAAACTGCCCAAGTAGGTATAAATAGCTCAGCCTGTGAAGAGGcccccaaaaggaaaaaaaaaaaaaaaataaagcagtCTCTCAACCATTTGGCCACTCTATCAGTGAAGCACCCAACCAGCCACGCAAGTCGACAAAATGAGGCAGAAGAAAACGCTGAAGGTGAGCATccacgaaattaaaaagtattGCCCCTTCGTGAAAAACATACAACTCTTTTATAATGCAAATGAGAGCAAAAGCAAAGACAAGcacaacaaaaataatgtggTCCTATCAGTCATGTCGAATCTATGCCCTGTGGGAAAGGCCATCAACGAAAAGCGCCTAATCATAATAGACAATAAATCgaagataaatatttttaaaattctgaGAAAGTCGAATATCATATCGAGGCAGTTGGTGGACTCGTTGGCTGCTCGAAGTGGGACAATAGAAGTAAAAGCGGAGCACAGGGATCAGCCAAGTGGGGGGGTTACTGCAGTGGGAAGAACACTTGCTGGTGAGTATGGCCCTACCGGTGATGCTCGAGGAACGGAAAGCACCCTTTGTGGAGAATGCCTGTGTAAGAGCTGGGGCCAACTCcatccccccccacacaccaACAGCAACAGCAACAGCGGCACCAACACCAACGGCAATAGCAACACCCTTAGTGTAGTTGAAAATACCCCCACTGACTCATTAACATGGTCGAATGAAGCCTATAAACTATTCCAAAAACAGTGCACAAACGAACTGAAAGAACTTTTAAATAAACTCTATTTAGATAAAAGATACAGAGTGTTTACCATCCTAAACAAATGCAGAAAGTATTATCCAAATGTGCATATcgaaaatgacaaattattgctgcccattttttttcagttttttcaaaattttggctACAAACACTGTGTTGGGAATAGTGCCTGTAGAATTGGGGCAGATTATGATGTCGTTGCGGATGGATTGAGAAGCATCTCCCCCAGGAAGGAAAACAATGATGAGTGTAATTCTTCCAATATTCGCACATCTGTTATGAAGAGAACCAACGACAAAACAGTCGTGTGGTGCTCAAACGATTATCTATGCTTGTCGAATAACCAAAAAGTGATAGAAGTCGGAATCGAAacgctgaaaaaaattgggaacaGTAGTGGAGGCACAAGGAATATTTCAGGTAGTCTACTAAATCATAGTCACTTGGAATATATTTTGGCTAAATGGTTTAATAAAGAGAGTGCATTATTATTTACCTCGGGGTATATAGCAAATGTGGGTGCATTAGAAACTTTGGGGAAATTGCTAAATCTTGTGTTCGTATCGGACCAAATGAATCATGCATCTATAATCAATGGAATCAGAGAATCTAGatgtgaaaaatttatattcaaACATAACGATATGCTAGATCTAGAAAAGGTTCTAAAAAATCTAAGAACAGATAAAGAATatcaaaatagaaaaatcaTGATTGTGTTTGAATCCATTTATAGTATGTCAGGGAATATTTCTAACATTCCACGTATTGttcagctagccaaaaaatataatgcacTTACCTATGTTGATGAGGTTCATGCCGTAGGACTATACGGAAAAACGGGTTCAGGATATTCAGAAGAATTAAATCTATGTGATCACATTGATATAATTAATGGTACTTTATCAAAAGCTATAGGTTCCTTGGGTGGGTTCATTTGTGCGAACAAGTATTATATTGACGTCATTAGATCCTACTCgccccattttattttcaccacGTCCTTGACGCCTGTTAATATTAACACATCTGCGGAGGCCATTCACATAATTCAGAGCGACATAAATCTGCGAAATAAATTTCGCCAAGTTGTCCAAAAGACAAAGGAAAGATTGGAGCGACAGGGGATACACATTATGAAGAACAACTCCCACATCGTTGTCGCCTTGATTAACTCTGCTGAGAAGTGCAAGCAAATTTGTGACGACCTGCTGACGGAACATAATATATACCTGCAGCCGATTAATTACCCGACCGTTTCGAGGTAAGGAGGGAGCGCGCCGTCGCCTTTACGCCGCCATGCGTTTGCACGCAGTGTGTGTAAGGTTTGTGCGttcgccatttcgccttTTCGCTTGTTCGTCTTTTCGCTTATTCGCTtgttcgccatttcgccgtTTCGCCGCTTCTCCGTTTCTCCGTTTCGCTCATTTGCTGCCCCCCACTTGCCACTCCTCAGGGGATCGGAAAGAATCAGAATCACGCCCTCACCGTACCACACAGATGAGCACATTGAAAAACTGGCGCGCAGCCTTTACCTGCTCTTCAAAAAGTACCAAGTAAATATGTTTGATGGGAAGAACAGTCAGGCGCAAATGAAGCTATAGTGCTAGGCGGGGCGAggccccccctccccactttctttttgtctgaCTTGTCCACACGAAGGTGATGCATCGCCTgccacatatgtatgtatacatatacatacataagcAGATGCatgtgcaacttttttttttcgacctGTTCACCCAATTGGCAAAATGCGATCGCGCACAGGACTGCCAAATCGGATCTGAAAATGTTCGAAAGCCGCACCATTTCACGctgcgtaattttttcccaccattTGGTTTATACCCCCTGCATCCatcacatatatgtgtgcgcGCTCAGTGAGGAAGGCATAATTTTTCGCTGAGTCGAACCTTTCGAACGTTCATATGATGCAGAGACCATCGAGAGGGTCAACCGTAGCAACAGGGGAgctacaaaaatgaggcacTTTCGAAGGGGGCCACATAAGAGGTTTTGGCTCACAGATGTGTGCCCACCGATTTGGTCATATTCATATAGTAGCCCTTGCCCCACCGTTAGGGGAGCTATGTTAATCCTTCACACGTCAGTAGCTGCATAATTGGATAACCACGATGTGCAGTTCTGCCAAATGGGTAATATTTGCCAAATTCGTTCCACATTTTGAGACCATCTTTGCATTTGCCGCTATCAGCGC
This genomic stretch from Plasmodium cynomolgi strain B DNA, chromosome 14, whole genome shotgun sequence harbors:
- a CDS encoding hypothetical protein (putative), with translation MGELFSIKNLFICSNERSVEELRTAMEGLLKKERAEGAGGEEGIKEETKQGGKKYEMIKDYMDANKNNILHFAIYGNNMNNVKFIIENTNLINSINNEEQNGLIISVLNRNTEISKYLIEQNIDYNQKDKHMANALLYSLITQNYEIFNILLEKKNIDINVNSFEKGNLLSISIFERNIHVLKKLFNKFICPFVERSIYPHPLLYITYSNDNDMLFLYLSYCLYYCTKDDTLYEINKLNFDESREEIYVDLGHPQVIRSIWGNSSYDLSAFKDILNMADENGTPLFSTCSDNGNSLGKNIFDYFRAS
- a CDS encoding hypothetical protein (putative), coding for MGGAISSRRILFSAWAALLPLGGEIGRGHKPFAEGILRIFPKNDSIDGILIHLPYKFIKHRVHSRGIYLHANFDDLDSVINLVEMQKKVANLHCNLRKEKGEYIRGRDSQGGDSQGGDSQGKAPQGDDSEEKDYQGKAPQEKATQAKAPQEKAPQGKAPHGEEVLITNNCVLFVDIKYKDSLKNIFKFMDYIHKHTSATALVFICDNFLYDNEIYNPHEDLNTTILHSSVLTYLVPYDSMIDYQQKDQYDKFTFELYWGITNKSDIVHINYHLDFGKYFNYTFFHYMKNFLLDLKEHITYEIHFSIHKNFTIDPRFCFIRDSSYCISKPDYMNSNVVREVVEQQVRSLCVYQLTAMGGGDDSKQGEPPEQEEHITKGEHLPSHVQNKRFSEKFIQYINALFDFGFEKNLCSSGSNDLSKKCSDKILGHLGVPVQEVNKCFLKNFHAYMKDMIKTKFYVYSIEINGQTYKLKLNKDVSIRLICSAFRVMPKRCADYLAGGVYGTSLVRKKSKKKELVAFYILLLLVLSHILGTLLNYV
- a CDS encoding 5-aminolevulinic acid synthase (putative), yielding MRQKKTLKVSIHEIKKYCPFVKNIQLFYNANESKSKDKHNKNNVVLSVMSNLCPVGKAINEKRLIIIDNKSKINIFKILRKSNIISRQLVDSLAARSGTIEVKAEHRDQPSGGVTAVGRTLAGEYGPTGDARGTESTLCGECLCKSWGQLHPPPHTNSNSNSGTNTNGNSNTLSVVENTPTDSLTWSNEAYKLFQKQCTNELKELLNKLYLDKRYRVFTILNKCRKYYPNVHIENDKLLLPIFFQFFQNFGYKHCVGNSACRIGADYDVVADGLRSISPRKENNDECNSSNIRTSVMKRTNDKTVVWCSNDYLCLSNNQKVIEVGIETLKKIGNSSGGTRNISGSLLNHSHLEYILAKWFNKESALLFTSGYIANVGALETLGKLLNLVFVSDQMNHASIINGIRESRCEKFIFKHNDMLDLEKVLKNLRTDKEYQNRKIMIVFESIYSMSGNISNIPRIVQLAKKYNALTYVDEVHAVGLYGKTGSGYSEELNLCDHIDIINGTLSKAIGSLGGFICANKYYIDVIRSYSPHFIFTTSLTPVNINTSAEAIHIIQSDINLRNKFRQVVQKTKERLERQGIHIMKNNSHIVVALINSAEKCKQICDDLLTEHNIYLQPINYPTVSRGSERIRITPSPYHTDEHIEKLARSLYLLFKKYQVNMFDGKNSQAQMKL